AGGCTCAGGCTCAGGCTCAGGCTCAGGCTCAGGCTCCGGCTCGGGCTCGGGCTCCGGGTCGGGCGCAGCAGCAACCGCCGGCGCCACCACGACCGCCTCGATGAGCTCGGTCGGCGTGTCCTCGCGCTCCGGGACGACCGAGGCCGCCTTCAGCTCCTCCTGCAGCGCCAGCGCATCCATCTGCACCGTCGGCACGTCGCCGACCTCGCTCGAGAGCGACCAGCCCGCAGCGGGCGGCTCCTCGGCCGAGCGCGGGATGCGCGGCACCTCGACCGGCTCGTAGGGCGAGACCGCGGCCGCCCAGGTGGCATCGTCGATCTCGAACGCGGGGCCGGAGTCGAGGACCCGCTCGAACGCCACCGGTGCGTCGGCGTCTGCCTCGTCGGCATCCTGCTCATCGACCACCTCGAGCGGCTCGTCGAGACCGAGCTGCCGAATGTCCTCTGCGCTCTCGAACCGCTGCCCGGCATCGGGTGCGATGAGCGGGTGCTCCTGGTCCGCCCGCTCGATGCCCTCCTTGATCAGGGCGTCGAAATCGTCATCCCTCGGCAGATCGGTCATGCCGCATATCGTATGCGTGCAGGCCCCACCCGCGACGTTGCGTGGAGGCGGGCCAAGGATCCCGCACGAGGAGGCACCGCATGCCCAGTGGCCGAGCCAGCGTCGTCATCATCGGCGGAGGCCACAACGGCCTGACCGCCGCCGCCTACCTCGCCCGCGCCGGCGTCGACGTGACGGTGCTCGAGCGCCTGCCGCACGTGGGCGGCGCGGCCGTGTCGACGAGCGGGTTCGTCGGGCTTGACGCGAGCCTGTCGCGCTACTCCTACCTGGTGAGCCTGCTGCCGCAGCAGATCATCGGCGACCTGGGGCTCGACGTGCGGCTCGCGCGCCGCCGCTACTCCTCCTACACGCCGGAGCCGGGCACCGACCGCGGCCTGCTGATCGACGCGGGCGACGAGGCGGCCACGCGCGCCTCCTTCGCGGCGATCGGGGCGGCGGACGATGCGGATGGGTTCGCCCGCTTCTACCAGCGCACGACACGACTGGCGGGCGCGCTGTTCCCGACGCTCACGCAGCCCCTCCCCACGGCGGAGTCCGCGCGCACGGCCGCTGGCGCCGCATCCGCGTGGTCCGAGATCGTCGATGCGCCGATCGCCGAGGCCGTCGAGGCGGCCGCGGCGCACGATCTCGTGCGCGGTGTGATCGCGACCGATGCGCTGATCGGCACCTTCGCGTCGCTCGACGATCCGGGCCTCGAGCAGAACCGCTGCCTGCTGTACCACGTGATCGGCGGCGGCACCGGGGACTGGGATGTGCCGATCGGCGGCATGGGCCGCGTCTCTGGCGGGCTCGAGCAGGCGGCGCGCGCTGCTGGAGCGACGATCCTCACGGGCGTGACCGTGACGCGGGTGACGCCCGATGGCGAGGTGACGTGGGAGGAGCGCGTCGGCGGCCTACCGACCGGCTCGGACGGCCTGCCGACCGGCATCGAGCTGACCGCGGGCTTCGATCTGGTGCTCTCGGCCGTCGCGCCGCACGTGCTCGCGGGGCTGCTCGGCGAGGAGGCGCCTCGGCCCGAGGGCGCGCAGGTGAAGGTCAACATGCTGCTGCGGCGCCTGCCTCGGCTGCGCGACAGCGTCGCTGCCGAGGCTGCCTTCGGCGGCACCTTCCACATCAACGAGACCTACACGCAGCTCGGCGCGGCCTTCCGCGCGGCGGCGGGCGGCAGCGTGCCAGAGCCGCTGCCGTGCGAGATCTACTGCCACTCGCTCACCGACCCGACGATCCTCGGTGACGAGCTGCGCGCATCCGGCGCCCACACCCTCACCGTCTTCGGGCTGCAAGTGCCCGACCGGCTGCTGACACCGGAGACGAACGAACGGATGCGCGGAGAGCTCGAGCGGGCCGTGCTGGCCTCGCTCGACTCGGTGCTCGCCGAGCCGATCGAGCCGCTGCTGCTCGAGGGGCGTGACGGGCCGGCGCTCGAGACCAAGACGACGCTCGACATCGAGGACGCGCTCGCGATGCCGGGCGGCAACATCTTCCACGGCCCGCTGTCGTGGCCGTGGCTCGAGGCGGAGCCGACCGGGCCAGCGGAGGCGTGGGGCGTCGAGACGTCGCACGCTCGGATCCTGATGGCCGGTGCGGGCGCCCGGCGCGGCGGCGCCGTCTCTGGCGTCGGCGGCCACAACGCGGCGCACGCGGCGCTGGAGCTGCTGGCGGGCCGGCTGTAGCCCGGCCCATCCTGCCCGCGCTCGACCCCACCCGCACCGTCAACCGGCCAGGTGGCCAGCCGGCGGGATAATCGCGGCGGCCCACCGCAAGACCGGTTGAAGATCGCCCGTCGCGAGCGGCCACGCCGAGTGCACGCAAGCGCCCGCGCCGGCATGCGCACCGGCAAGACAAAGAGCCGGCGAGCGCAACAGCACCGCCGAGCACCAGCGCTCAGACCGGCGTGCGGCTGCCCCACGTCGAGGGCGCCGACACGCGGTTCGACGGCAGCCGGTTCATCTCGGCCCAGTCGTGCACGCGCTGGTCGAGCGCCGGCAGCGGCACCGACAGCCCTGCTGCCTCGAGCACCTCGACGACGCGCGCGATCGTCGCCGTGCCGACGCCCCGCTCGATGAAGCGGCCCTGCACGACGCCGCGGGCGTGCACCTCGCCGTCGACGACGAAGCGCTGCTGCAGATAGATCGCCCGCTCGTCGGCGCCCTGCACCGCCGTCTCGATGTCGAAGCGCTGCCACAGGTCGAGGCTGCGCCGATAGACCATCGTCGATTGCCCCACCACCGCGTAGATGCCGGCCTTGTCGAGCACCGCCGACATGCCCGTGCGATTGGTCATGTCGACGCGCGCGAGATCCATGTACGAGAGGTAGCGGCCGTTGTTCATGTGGCCCAGCAGATCGATGTCGGTCGGCAGCACCATGAACGGCGTCCGCGCCACCCCATCGATCCCGAGCGCCGGGCGCCCCTTGCTCTTCACCGTCATCGCCATCAGCCACTGCAACCACATGTTCACGAGGAGCCATCCTGCCCGACGTGCACACCGCATCCGCTCGCGTTTGGGAGAATCGAACAATGCACAAGGTGCTGCTCTACTACCGCTTCACGCCCATCGCCGACCCCGAGGCCGTGCGGCTGTGGCAGCGCGCGCTCTGCGAGCGGCTGGGGCTGACCGGGCGCATCCTCATCTCGCCCCACGGCATCAACGGCACGGTCGGGGGCGACCTGGATGCGTGCAAGCGATACGCGCGCGCGACCCGGGAGTACTCGGGGTTCCGGGGGATGGACATCAAGTGGTCGACCGGCACCGGTGCCGACTTCCCGCGGCTGAGCGTGAAGGTGCGCGACGAGATCGTCACGTTCGGGGCGCCCGATGAGCTCGAGGTCGACGCGGATGGCGTGGTGGGCGGCGGCCGGCACCTCACGCCGGGCGAGCTGCACGAGCTGGTCGAGGAACGCTCCGATGTGGTGTTCTTCGACGGCCGCAACCGCTTCGAGGCGGAGGTCGGTCGCTTCAAGGGCGCCATCGTGCCCGACGTCGAGACCACCCGCGACTTCGTCGAGCTGCTCGACTCGGGCGCCTACGACCACCTGAAGGACACGCCGATCGTGACCTACTGCACCGGCGGCGTGCGCTGCGAGGTGCTGAGCTCACTCATGCAGAAGCGCGGCTTCCAGGACGTCTACCAGCTCGACGGCGGCATCGTGCGCTACGGCGAGAGCTTCGGCAACACGGGCCTGTGGGAGGGTTCGCTCTACGTCTTCGACCAGCGGCAGACGGTCGACTTCGGGGCGGATGCGGCGGTGCTGGGTGCGTGCGCGAGCTGCGGTGCCCCCACGGGCGGCATGGGCAACTGCCGGCTCTGGTCGTGCCGCAAGCAGGTGCCGGTGTGCGAGGCGTGCGAGCCGGCCTGCGCCGAGCACGTCGCGGCGGCCTGAGCCGGATGCTCGGCAGATGTGCTCGCCAGGGGGGGTCGGCTGCGCATTGCAGCTCGCGGGTCGCTCAGCGGCACATCTGTCGAGCAGACGCGCCGCTACGCTGGCCGCATGGCCGACGGCGACATGCACACCCGACGCGCGACCCCCGCTGACGCGGTCGCGCTGCAGTCGCTCCTCGCCGCCCATCGGCACGCCGACGAGGAAGACGAGAAGGTCGATCGCTACCGCGAGCGCCTCGGTGCCCTCGTGATGAACGACGCCCACCACATCGTGGTCGCCGAGGCCGACGGCCAGCTGCTCGGCTACGCCGCCGCCCAGGACTACGGCCCCGCGCCGCAGCGCGACTGGTCGATCGCGCGCATGCACGACCTGTGGGTCACTCCAGATGCTCGCGGCCGCGGTGCGGGCACCGCGCTGTTCCAGGCGGTGCGCGACTGGGCCGAGCAGCAGACGCGCATCCGCGTGCTCGAGTGGCAGTCGCTCGAGGTGGCCGCCGAGTTCTACCGGAAGCTCGGCCTCTCGGGCGAGCGCGTCGACGAGGCCGACCCGCGAGCGCTGTACGAGATCGAAGTGCACCTGCCGAAGCGGCAGTAGCTACTCCAGGTGCTGCGGCGTCTCCACCCGGCCGGAGACCTTGTCGACCGCCATCTTCAGGATGACGCGACTGGCGGCATCCGGCGGCGGCGTCGCCGAGGTGCTGCCGTAGCGCTGCTGCAGCTCGACGTAGTAGGCGCCGGTGGGGTCGTCGATCACCTCGGCGAGGTGGCCGCGCACCTCGACGTAGAGGTAGGGCTTCTCGGGGTCGGTCATCGAGACCGCCATCGCCGGGTTGGCCTGCAGATTCTTGAACTTCTGCCGCGTGTTCGTGTGCGTGAAGAGGAGGTGCTCGCCGTCGTAGCCGAACCACATCGGGTTCACCTGCGGGGTGCCGTCGGGCCGCAGCGTCGCGAGGTGCGCGAAGAGCGGCTGCTCGAGGAGGTAGCGGTACTGCTCGGGGATCGTCGCCATGCCCTCAGCCTGCCAGGTCGGCTGCGACCTCGCCGAGGCCGTCGAGCTGCCACACGAGCGTGCCCGCGGGCAGCGAGACGGTCGAGATCGAGCAGTTCGGCAGGATGACGTCGGGCGTGAGCTCCGGCACCAGCTGGCGCAGCAGCGACGTGATGAAGCCGCCGTGCGACACGATCAGCACCTCCACCTCGCCCTCTCCCGCCGCCGACCCGGCCGCGCGGATGACGTGCTCGAGTGCCGCATCCGCCCGCATCACCGTGGCGGCTGCCTGCTCGGCCTGCCCCGACGAGTCGAGCTTCGCGATCGTGTCGAACAGCCCGCGCCAGCCCACCTGCTCGCCGATGGCGCGCAGCGCGCTGAGCTCGCGGTCGACCTCGAAGCCGTGCTCGACGATGACCTCCTGCCACACGTCGGCGGCGGGGCGCTCCTCGTGGGCACCGAAGTTCCACTCGCGCAGCAGCTCGCTGTACTCGATCGGCGGCTGGGGGTCGAGGGCGGCGAGGATGCCCTCTGCCGTCGTGCGGGTGCGCTGCAGGTCGGAGGAGAAGGCGAGGTCGAAGCGGTGCTGCGCCAGGTGCCGGGCGACGGCCGCGATCTGCCGGTGCCCGGGCTCGGTGATCGGCGAGTCTGACCAGCCCTGCATGAGGTGGTTGATGTTGTGCTCGGTCTCGGCGTGCCGCACGATGCGCAGCCGCACGGCTCGGCCGGCCGCGAAGGCCGCGAGCTCCTCGGGCAGGTGCTGCCCGGCGTCGGCCTGGGCTGCCTCGGCCTGCGCTGCGTCGGCCTGCGCGGTGTCGGCCTGCGCTGTGTGCTGGTCGTCGGTCATCGCTTCCCCATCTTGTCGAGCATGTCGTTGTACGCGTCGAGCTCTGCGTCGTTGGTGCGGGCGGCCGCGCGGTCGGTGCGCACCTGCTCCTTCTTGTCGCTGCGCGACCACTTGACGGTCGTGATGATCGCCAGGATCACCGTCGGGATCTCGCCGATCGACCAGGCGATGCCACCGCCCACCCGCTGATCCTCGAGCGCGTCGACGCCGTTGCCCATCGCGCCGAACCAGTCGGCCAGCAGCAACACCTCGCCCGTCATGAGCGTGAGGCCGAAGAAGGCGTGGAACACCATCGCGCCCAGCAGCAGCAGCAGTCGCAGCGCATACGGCGGGCGCGCTGGCCCCGGGTCGGTGCCGATGATCGCCTGCACGAACAGGTAACCGGAGCCCACGAAGTGCAGCACCATCCAGATGTGCCCGAGGTGGTCGTGCATCGCCCAGTCGAAGATCGGCGTGTAGTAGAACACCCACAGGCTGACGACGAAGATGCCGGCAGAGACGATCGGATGCCCGACCACCTGCATGTACCTCGAGTGCACGATCGCGAGCATCCACTCACGGCCGCCGCGGCTGCCGTCCCGACGCTTGGCGATCGCGCGCATCGCGAGCGTGATCGGCGCGCCCGGCACCAGCAGCACCGGCACCGCCATGCCGAGCAGCATGTGCACGAGCATGTGCAGCGAGAACTGGAACTCCTGATAGAGGTTCAGCGCGCCGCTCGTGCACCACCACAGCAGCAGCACGCCCGCCGTCCACGAGACCGTGCGCAGCACCGGCCAGCGGTCGCCGCGCTTCGCCAGCCGCCGCACGGCGGCGAGGTAGAAGAACAGCAGCAGCGCGCAGACGACCGTCCAGAGCGGGTCGAGCGCCCAGGTCGTGAACAGCCGGCCGATGTCGAACGGCGGCGGCAGCAGCTTGCCCGTCAGGATCTCGGCAGGGGTCGCCTCGAGACCGGGCGGCACCTCCGGCACGGGCGTCGCCGTGCGCGCGAGGCCCGCTGCGACGCCGGCCGTGACGCCCATCACCACGAGCTCGAGCGTGAGCACCGTCGCGATCGCCCTGCCGCCCAACCGCTGGCCGAGGGTCTTCGCGGGCGTGAGCAGACGCATCCGCTGCCACGCACCGAAGCCGCCGAGCACGACGAGCAGCACAGCCTTGGCGATCGAGAGCACGCCGTAGTCGCTGAACCAGTCGCCCTCCATGCGCACCCAGGAAGAGGCGATGCCGGTGAAGGCGACGACGCCGAAGCTGGCGGCCGCGAGGCTCGAGTAGCGCAGCAGCACATCGCTCAACGAGGCGTTGCCGACCTCCGAGACGAGCGTCGGCGCTGGGGTCGCGGCAGAGGCCCGAACGGGCCTCTTCTCTGAGCCCCACCGCGCGCTCAGCAGCCCCACGTGGAAGAGGCCCCCGAGCCAGATCGAGACGAACACCAGGTGCAGCAGCAGCGCCGAGACGGCGA
The window above is part of the Agrococcus sp. ARC_14 genome. Proteins encoded here:
- a CDS encoding NAD(P)/FAD-dependent oxidoreductase, translated to MPSGRASVVIIGGGHNGLTAAAYLARAGVDVTVLERLPHVGGAAVSTSGFVGLDASLSRYSYLVSLLPQQIIGDLGLDVRLARRRYSSYTPEPGTDRGLLIDAGDEAATRASFAAIGAADDADGFARFYQRTTRLAGALFPTLTQPLPTAESARTAAGAASAWSEIVDAPIAEAVEAAAAHDLVRGVIATDALIGTFASLDDPGLEQNRCLLYHVIGGGTGDWDVPIGGMGRVSGGLEQAARAAGATILTGVTVTRVTPDGEVTWEERVGGLPTGSDGLPTGIELTAGFDLVLSAVAPHVLAGLLGEEAPRPEGAQVKVNMLLRRLPRLRDSVAAEAAFGGTFHINETYTQLGAAFRAAAGGSVPEPLPCEIYCHSLTDPTILGDELRASGAHTLTVFGLQVPDRLLTPETNERMRGELERAVLASLDSVLAEPIEPLLLEGRDGPALETKTTLDIEDALAMPGGNIFHGPLSWPWLEAEPTGPAEAWGVETSHARILMAGAGARRGGAVSGVGGHNAAHAALELLAGRL
- a CDS encoding acyl-CoA thioesterase, giving the protein MWLQWLMAMTVKSKGRPALGIDGVARTPFMVLPTDIDLLGHMNNGRYLSYMDLARVDMTNRTGMSAVLDKAGIYAVVGQSTMVYRRSLDLWQRFDIETAVQGADERAIYLQQRFVVDGEVHARGVVQGRFIERGVGTATIARVVEVLEAAGLSVPLPALDQRVHDWAEMNRLPSNRVSAPSTWGSRTPV
- a CDS encoding rhodanese-related sulfurtransferase; its protein translation is MHKVLLYYRFTPIADPEAVRLWQRALCERLGLTGRILISPHGINGTVGGDLDACKRYARATREYSGFRGMDIKWSTGTGADFPRLSVKVRDEIVTFGAPDELEVDADGVVGGGRHLTPGELHELVEERSDVVFFDGRNRFEAEVGRFKGAIVPDVETTRDFVELLDSGAYDHLKDTPIVTYCTGGVRCEVLSSLMQKRGFQDVYQLDGGIVRYGESFGNTGLWEGSLYVFDQRQTVDFGADAAVLGACASCGAPTGGMGNCRLWSCRKQVPVCEACEPACAEHVAAA
- a CDS encoding GNAT family N-acetyltransferase; this translates as MADGDMHTRRATPADAVALQSLLAAHRHADEEDEKVDRYRERLGALVMNDAHHIVVAEADGQLLGYAAAQDYGPAPQRDWSIARMHDLWVTPDARGRGAGTALFQAVRDWAEQQTRIRVLEWQSLEVAAEFYRKLGLSGERVDEADPRALYEIEVHLPKRQ
- a CDS encoding PPOX class F420-dependent oxidoreductase, with the translated sequence MATIPEQYRYLLEQPLFAHLATLRPDGTPQVNPMWFGYDGEHLLFTHTNTRQKFKNLQANPAMAVSMTDPEKPYLYVEVRGHLAEVIDDPTGAYYVELQQRYGSTSATPPPDAASRVILKMAVDKVSGRVETPQHLE
- a CDS encoding histidine phosphatase family protein produces the protein MTDDQHTAQADTAQADAAQAEAAQADAGQHLPEELAAFAAGRAVRLRIVRHAETEHNINHLMQGWSDSPITEPGHRQIAAVARHLAQHRFDLAFSSDLQRTRTTAEGILAALDPQPPIEYSELLREWNFGAHEERPAADVWQEVIVEHGFEVDRELSALRAIGEQVGWRGLFDTIAKLDSSGQAEQAAATVMRADAALEHVIRAAGSAAGEGEVEVLIVSHGGFITSLLRQLVPELTPDVILPNCSISTVSLPAGTLVWQLDGLGEVAADLAG
- a CDS encoding bifunctional copper resistance protein CopD/cytochrome c oxidase assembly protein is translated as MQRLRLLAPALAILAGLVALWAALDLGGGADPLAIEDPGAAVRYGIPIASMLRNLAIAAAFGGLVLACFALRPGSRDWHRTLDIAAASTGVAAVAQGFMAWGNFRTLVTNPVTATNDFGRLLQFFFTEVETGRLLLGTLLALAVLTVVLLVARGPVAAACSVVAWAVPFWFIASGGHAGGTAGHDVAVSALLLHLVFVSIWLGGLFHVGLLSARWGSEKRPVRASAATPAPTLVSEVGNASLSDVLLRYSSLAAASFGVVAFTGIASSWVRMEGDWFSDYGVLSIAKAVLLVVLGGFGAWQRMRLLTPAKTLGQRLGGRAIATVLTLELVVMGVTAGVAAGLARTATPVPEVPPGLEATPAEILTGKLLPPPFDIGRLFTTWALDPLWTVVCALLLFFYLAAVRRLAKRGDRWPVLRTVSWTAGVLLLWWCTSGALNLYQEFQFSLHMLVHMLLGMAVPVLLVPGAPITLAMRAIAKRRDGSRGGREWMLAIVHSRYMQVVGHPIVSAGIFVVSLWVFYYTPIFDWAMHDHLGHIWMVLHFVGSGYLFVQAIIGTDPGPARPPYALRLLLLLGAMVFHAFFGLTLMTGEVLLLADWFGAMGNGVDALEDQRVGGGIAWSIGEIPTVILAIITTVKWSRSDKKEQVRTDRAAARTNDAELDAYNDMLDKMGKR